CGCAAATGCCAAAGGCCCCGCCCGTAGCGATTCGCCCAAGTCCGCATCCCATCCTCCCGTTCGACCGATACCTGTAGCCCAGCGTAATCGACAGGCGGCGGCCACGGCCGGGAGTTTTCTATGGTCTTCTCTTTGATCATTGGTTCTATAACCCGATCTTCTCTGCCATCTGTCTTTCGGCCTCTGCCACGTGCCCGTCTGCAACGTCCCGCCAGTAGTTGTATTTAGCCTCATTCTTCATTTGCAGATAACCCTCTGCGATCAAGCTGGCGGTGTTCGCAGCTTCATATGGATCCCCTCGACGCTGAACGATCTCGTATTGTTCTTCATATTGAGCGACTACAGGAAGGTAGAGGCGCTCCGTAGGAGTGAGCTCCCGAGGTTTCGGTTGCGCCAGGGTAACGGCTTTTTCCTCTTCTCGTTTTTCGAACCACTCGTCAACCCCCTGCTGGTAGGCCTCGTCGACTGGATCGCTCTCTTCCTGGGTTGTGACGATCGCTACGATCAATCCAACGCCAACAAGCGCTACCGCCAAAACAATCCCCAAAGTCTTCCCGCTCATTTCTGTTCTTTCCTCACTCATAGTATTTCCTCCGTGTTCTCTGTGGTTAAAATCACTCAAAATCAGCAGGATCACAGACCTTTCTGAGTTTGTGGTAAGCATGACCCAGCCCACCTGAAGCCGCCTCCGCAGCGTCCAAATAGTCTCTTACGATCAACTCGATGTTCGCCCTCGTGGGTTCACCTCGAGGACCCACTTGCATAGGATCCTCGGTTCGGGCTCGGGTAAACCCGTAGCGGGCCGCCATCTCTGAAACCCTTTCTTTCAGAGTTTCCGGTAAGTCTACATTTGCGGACTGAGCTAACACTAGAATCCTTTCTGTTAAGGGATCACTGGGGACCTTTCTCCCCGTTTCTATAGAAGAAAGATAAGTGCGATCGATGCTCAGTCTTTGCGCCATCTGGGACTGATTGAGACCCATGCGGCGACGGGTGACGCTAGCCACTTCGGAGATCTCAGACGACTGCATTGAGAGCGATGTAAACTTTTTCTACAAACATGTTGACTAATGCGGCATAATGTCCACAAACGTGGATAGATTCTACAAATGATGCCCTCAAATCAAGCCCAAACATTTTCCAAAAAAGTGAAGATCGAGCTGATCCGAAGGCAGTTGAGCGTTTCCTCTCTTGCCAAGCGCATCGGAATCCGACGCGACAGTGTCAGCCGGGCCATCTCGGGCAGTCGTAAATTTCCCCGCATTGCTGAGCGGATCCGAAAGGAGCTGGACCTGTGAGTGGTGATTTAGAGATGCGCCCAATCGGTCTCCTCAAAAGAGAAATGATCGAGAAGATCATTCTGGAAAAGGCTCAGTCGGAAGAGTGGGAGCTGCGCCCTGAACTCTATCGCCTTGCAGCGGACCTCGCATCCTGCCCAGAGCGTCGTTCCAAACTCGATCAAACCGCGTGGTGCATCGCTGCTGCGGGTCAAATGCAAAGAGAACTCTTTCAAGAAACGGATCGATGACCAAAGCCCAAAAGAAAAAGGAAATGATCTCCATCCTTTATTGGAGTCACCTCTCATTCTCAGACCAGCGCAGACTCTTCGAACTGGCGGGAGTTTCAACCTCTATAAAAGACGTTCTCGAATATCATCGTTTCCGGCGGGCAGAGGAAAGGATCAAAAAGCTAAACTTCGAAGACTTTGCCGGTTTAAGCGATGACGACCTCCATGCCCTAGGCGAGCTCTTCAAACTCCGGATCGAAGAACTCTTCTCCACCCCACAACCGAAAACCGGAAACCGACCAATCGAAAAACTGTGAGCGCAGCGACCCAACACGAGTTCCCATTCGCCAGCCTCGATTTTCCGGGCGTATCCGTTTTGCGGCCACAGCAAATCGGCGGAGAGAACTCACCCATCGGAGTGAGCGAGGAACACGTCTACCGTTTAATCGAATCGGGCGACCTAACCGCGATTGATATATCCCGGCGCAACGGCATCGCAGAGACGGATTCTCTTGGCCGGGCTAAGCGGCAGTTCCTCCGAGTGCCAAAGGAGGTCTGGCATTCCTGGTGCATGTCCCGACAAACCGCTCCCTTCAAACCCCTCCACAATCAGCTAACGACCGACCAACTCCGCCAGCACACAC
This Verrucomicrobiota bacterium DNA region includes the following protein-coding sequences:
- a CDS encoding helix-turn-helix transcriptional regulator, which codes for MQSSEISEVASVTRRRMGLNQSQMAQRLSIDRTYLSSIETGRKVPSDPLTERILVLAQSANVDLPETLKERVSEMAARYGFTRARTEDPMQVGPRGEPTRANIELIVRDYLDAAEAASGGLGHAYHKLRKVCDPADFE